TCCTGCTGTAAAGTTCGGTTAGGCCTTCCTACGAGAACCGCGCTGCGGTGTTTGCCTTGGCTCGCGAAAAACGAAAATGGGAGGCGAGGCTGGATTTGGGCCGGATCGGCCTAGATTCCGATTCCCTATCAGCCGCATTTTTCGGCATTATGTTGCCGGCAGCAAGGAGGAGAACCGATGAGCTTTATTGATGACGACCGACCGCAGAAGAAAACCGCCCACGAGATCGGCGCCGATCTCTCCATGCTTTCGGTGGATGAACTGAAGGCGCGAGTGGAATTGCTGAAAACCGAGATCGCCCGGCTCGAAGCCGAAGCTACCCGCAAGGCATCCGGGCGGCAGGCCGCTGAAAGCTTCTTCCGCTCGTGATCCGCTAAAAGCCTTCGAAACAAGACCATAGGCAGGCAAAATGAAGCCAGCCTCAAGTCTTCATTCGGCACAATGGTAATAAAATATTAAGCTTTATAAGATATTACTGTACTCATCCAGGCTTTCTCTGGATCTCAGACAGTTTTCCAAGCGGTGAATTGGTCTGATTTTTCTCCCTGTTTTACCTTGAGAGCCGCTTTTGCGGCTCTTCTTTTTGCTGCCGTCGGCATATTTCCATGAAACTGTGGAGATTAACCCTTTCTTAAGAAACGGCTTGCGCATTTGCGCTAATGATACCATCTTAAAGTCATAAAGACGGGACACGGAAACTTTTCCGTCGGCCCCGGCGTTACCTGACCATAAGTAGCTGCGTGCAACAGGGACTATTGCGATGTCGGAAGTTGGATTGAACACGATCAGTTTTGCGGGCCGCGCGGCTGCATCTTCGCAGTTCAAGGCACTCTATGCCGAAGGCATGTCGCTGGTCGAAGAGACCGCCGCCTATCTCGACGGCCAGGGCCGCGCAGCCTCCAAGGTTCTGCCGCGCATGGCGTCCGTCCTCTACGCCGCTGAATCGATGCGGCTGACCACCCGCCTGATGCAGATGGCCTCTTGGCTGCTGCTGCAGCGCGCCGTCAACAATGGCGAGATGTCCCGCGACCAGGTGCTGGCCGAGAAGAACAAGGTTCGCCTCGACGGCTTCAACGTCGATCGCGCAGCACCCGGCTGGGGCGATCTGCCGGAATCCTTCCGCGACCTCGTCGAGCGCTCCTTGCGCCTGCAGAACCGCATCGCGCTGCTGGATCGCGAAATCTATCGTCCGGCCGAAGCCGTGATCGTTCATGATAATCAGAATAGCGTCCAGGCTCAGCTTTCCCTGCTGCAGACGGCCTTCGGCAACAACTGACCGGTTCCCGAGAGAATTTTATATGAAACCGGCTGCTCCACGCGGCCGGTTTTTTGTTGCCGATGTGCCTCAGCATTCGCACAACGCAAAAAAGCCCGGCAAAGCCGAGCTCTTTCAAATTCCGTCGAGCAGAAGCGATTAGAGGCCGAGGCCGCCGAAACGCTTGTTGAACTTGGAGACGCGGCCGCCGCGGTCCATGAGCTGCTGGTTGCCGCCGGTCCAGGCCGGGTGCGACTTGGAATCGATTTCGAGATTCATTACAGCGCCTTCCGAACCCCAGGTCGAGCGGGTTTCGTATTCGGTGCCATCGGTCATGACTACCTTGATCATGTGATAGTCGGGATGGATGCCTGCCTTCATAACAATCTTCCTGCGATACCCGAGTTCAATTTGCCGCATGCAGTTGCGGCCACCGAACCGATTGAATAAATGAAGCCGCAGTCGTGATGGCTACGGCTTCCCATTAGGATGGCGTGCCTATACATGAAGGACGCCGGGATAACAAGTGCCAACAGGCCGCATTAGCGGGTCCTTGAGGCGATCGGAGACGATTTGGCAGAACAGGCACAAACTGGGGAAAACAAAAGGCGGTCGCTGCGTCCGCTTGGGCGGCTGACGCCTTATGTCATGCGCTATCGCGGCATGGTGGCCGGTGCGCTGATTTCACTGGCGCTTGCTGCCATCACCTCGCTGGCGCTGCCGCTCGCCGTGCGCCGCATGATCGACCACGGCTTCACCCAGTCCGACGGCAGCTTCATCAACAGCTACTTCGCCATGCTGATGGTCATGGCCGTCGTGCTCGCGATCGCCAGCGCGCTGCGCTATTATTTCGTCATCACCATCGGCGAGCGCATCGTCGCCGATCTTCGCCGCGACGTCTTTGCCCATGTGACGCGGCTGTCGCCCTCCTTCTTCGACGTCAACCAGTCCGGCGAAATCGTCTCGCGGCTGACCGCCGATACGACGCAGATCAAGTCCGCCGTCGGCGCCACCGCCTCTGTGGCGCTCAGGAACCTCATCCTCTGTCTCGGCGCCCTGGGCATGATGATCGTCACCTCGCCGAAGCTTTCCAGTCTCGTCATCGGTGCGATCCCGCTGATCGTCTTCCCGCTCGTCGCCTTCGGCCGCTCGGTGCGCAGGCGTTCTCGCGCCGCTCAGGATACGCTTGCCGAAGCGTCCGCCTTCGCCAACGAGACGATCGCCGCGACTCGTACGGTACAGGCGTTCAACGGCGAGGATGCCGCGGCGAGGCGATACGCCAGCGCCGTCGAGTCCGCCTACGAAGCCGCCCGCGCCGCCATCCGCTCACGCGCACTGTTGACCGGCATCGCCATCACGCTGATCTTCGGCAGCGTCGTCGCGGTCCTCTGGGTCGGCGCCCACAGTGTGCTTGCCGGCACGCTTTCGGCCGGCACGCTCGGTCAGTTCCTGCTCTATGCCGTCATTTCGGCCGGATCGCTTGGCGCACTGTCGGAGGTCTGGGGCGAACTCTCGCAGGCGGCCGGCGCCGCCGACCGCCTGACCGAGCTTCTTGACGAGGTCTCGCCGATCGCCGCCCCTGCCAGCCCCGAAGCCCTGCCCTCGCCCAGCCGCGGCCGCGTCGAATTTTCCGACGTGCATTTCGCCTATCCCTCGCGTCCAGGCAAATCGGCGCTGCATGGCTTGAACTTTGCCATCGCACCGGGCGAAACCGTCGCCATCGTCGGCCCCTCCGGCGCCGGCAAGAGCACCGTCTTTTCGCTGCTGCTGCGCTTCTACGATCCGCAGCAGGGCAGCGTGACGATCGACGGTGTCGATGCCCGGCTGACGACACCGGACGAGTTGCGCCAGCGCATTGCCATCGTGCCGCAGGACGTCACCATCTTTGCCGCTTCGATCCATGACAACATCGCCTTCGGCCGCCCCGGCGCCTCGCGTGAGGAGGTCCGCGCCGCAGCCCTTGCCGCCCAGGCCGACGAGTTCATCGCCCGGCTGGAAAGCGGCTATGAGACCGAGGTCGGCGAACGCGGCGTCACCCTCTCGGGCGGCCAGCGGCAGCGCATCGCCATTGCCCGCGCCATCCTGAAGAACGCGCCCGTACTGCTGCTCGACGAGGCGACCTCTGCCCTCGACGCCGAAAGCGAGACGCTGGTGCAGAAGGCACTCGACGGGCTGGTCGATGGCCGAACGACCCTCGTCATCGCCCATCGTCTGGCAACCGTGCTGAAAGCCGATCGGATTCTTGTTATGGACGAGGGCCGCGTCATCGAGGAAGGCACGCATCAAAGCCTGATCCGCCAGGGTGGCATCTACGCCCGGCTGGCACGGCTGCAATTCGATGCCGCCAACGAGGACGTGCTCGCCCCGGCGAAATAGCCGAGCGCGCACTTTTCCTGCAGACCGCGACGAAAGTCTGAAAATCCTGCCGCCCTCCTGCGGTTGTCTTTCGCGTCTCCCGCCCTACCCTCTTCATGCCCTGGGTAGGGGATGGCTGTTGAAATCCTTGGGAGGAGATAGGAATGGCGCTTTCCAACATGAGGCGACGTACGAGCCTTGCGCTCGGCTTCGGCGTGCTCGCGGCTCTTGTGCTCGGCGGGTCCGCCGGCGCTGCGGATTTTCCCGATCGCGCGATCACCTTGGTCGTGCCCTTCGCGGCCGGCGGCTCGACCGATGTCGTCGCCCGCATCGTCGCGCAGAAGATGTCGGAAGATCTCGGCCAGCAGGTGATCGTCCAGAACGTTGCCGGCGCCGGTGGCAATCTCGGCGCCGGCAATGTCGCCCGCGCCGAGCCCGACGGCCACACCATTCTGATGGGCACCGTCGCGACCCACGCGCTCAATCCGCTGATCCTCAAATCGACACCCTATGATCCTGAGAAGGATTTCGCGCCGGTCTCGCTGCTCGTCATCGTGCCGAACGTGCTCGTCGTCAATCCGGAACTGCCGGCAAAGACAGTGCCGGAATTGATCGCGCTGCTGAAGGCTGAACCTGAAAAATACAGCTACGCCTCATCGGGCAATGGCACGCCGCTGCATCTTTCCGGCGAACTGTTCAAGAGCATGGCCGGCGTCAGCATGCAGCACATCCCCTATAAGGGCGCCGGACCGGCGTTGAACGACGTCATCGGCAACCAAGTGCCGATCATGTTCGATAACCTCCCCTCGTCCTCCAGCCACATCAAGGCGGGCACGCTGAGGGCGCTGGCGGTGACGACCGCCGAGCGCGCGCCCTCCTTCCCCGACATTCCGACGATCGCCGAGTCGGGCATACCGGGCTACGAGACCTACACCTGGAACGCGCTTTTTGCCCCGGCCAACACGCCGAGCGAGGTAGTGGCGCGCCTCAACGCCTCGGCCAACAAGGCGCTCAAAGACCCGGCGGTTAGCGAACGCATGAAGGAATTCAGCGCCACCGTCGTCGGCTCGACGCCGGAGGAACTCGCTGCCCATGTGAAGGCCGAGCTCGCCAAATGGGGACCGGTCGTCAAGGGGGCGAACATCCAGATGGAATGACGCCGGCCGCGGCCGCCGCTCACCTTGCTTGCGTTCGACGGAAGCGGCGGCAATTGGACGCTGCGCAATTCATTTCTAATTAAGGTGGTGGAAAAACTCACCATTTTGGTCTAGCCTTCGCCATGCTGATGGTTTGGAATTCAGCGTTTTGGGAGACATCAATGTATAAATTCGAAGTCTACAAGGACAAATCAGGCGAATTCCGTTTCCGATTCAAGGCATCGAACGGCGAAACCATGTTCAGTTCCGAAGGCTACAAGGCGAAGGCGTCGGCTCTGAACGCCATCGACTCCATTAAGAAGAACTCGCCCGGCGCCGACGTCGTAGACCAGACCAAGGCCGAGGCCTGATCAAGGCGGCAGCCGCGGCTTGAACGCCGCTCTGCCTTTCCGCATCCGCGAGCAAAGCCGGCGCCTTCGAGCCCGGCCTGTTTGCTTGTGAGTTTATGCGCCATTCACCTTTTCGCATATTTTTTGAAACCCGTGTCGAAATGACTGTTGGCCGCGCCTCATTGTCTTGGAACGGCTGAGCCGCTCCGCCGGCGTCACGGCTTTCGGGATATCCTTCTCCGGCATCCGGACGCCTGGATCGAGGCCAACAATGAAATCAGGAGTTTGCCATGCAATATGCCCTCATCATTCGCGAAGCCCCCGAAGATTTCGCCCGGCGCGGTGATCCCGTCTATCGCGACGGCTGGATGGCCTACATCAAGGCGATCGGCCAGGCAGGAATCGTGATCGCCGGCGCCGGGTTGACGAGCCCTGAGACCGGCACGATCGTGCGGCGCAAGGGCGAGGATCACGACGTTCAAGACGGCCCCTATCCGGAGGTCAAGGAACAGCTCGGCGGTTTTTACCTGATCGAGGTCCCCGATATCGACACCGCACTCGAATGGGCAACGCGCGTCCCGATCTCCGATAAGGGCTCGGTCGAAGTGCGCCCGCGCCTGCAGATGTGAGGCTGCAATGCCGCCCGATGCGGGACGCGCCGCCGAACAGGTGGCGCGTCAATCCTACGGCAAGCTGATCGCCTTTCTCGCCGCCCGCTCGCGCGACGTGCCGGCAGCGGAAGACGCGTTGTCGGAAGCCCTGGCCGCGGCCCTTCGCGTCTGGCCGGAACGCGGCGTCCCCGATAATCCTGAAGCCTGGCTGATGGTCGCCGCGCGCCGCAACCTCATGCAGGCCGCCCGCCACCGCACCGTCCAGGCCAACGCACAGGCGACGATATCGCTTGCCTTCGAGGAAGCGGAGGAGCGCATGAACGAGGCCGGAAAATCCGTATTTCCCGATGAGCGGCTGAAGCTGCTTTTCGCCTGCACCCATCCCGTCATCGACAGGTCAGTGCATACGGCGCTGATGCTGCAGACGGTTCTCGGAATCGAGGCGAGAACCATCGCCCGGAGCTTCGTCGTGTCACCGGAAGCGATGAGCCAGCGGCTGGTGCGGGCCAAGGTGAAGATCCGCGAAGCCGGCGTTCCCTTCGCCGTCCCCTCCGGCGCCGCTCTATCGGGGCGCCTCGCGGCCGTCCTCTCAGCGATCTACGCCGCGTACGGTCTCGGCTGGGACGGCCTCGACGGTGAGGAGGAGCGCCATTCGCTCGCCGGCGAGGCTATCTGGCTCGGCCGCGCGCTTCTCACGGTATTGCCCGACGAACCGGAAGCGATCGGTCTCCTTTCCCTTATGCTTCATTGCGAAGCGCGCCGCAGCGCCCGGCGCGACGGCAACGGCCGATATGTACCGCTGGACGAGCAGGATACGGCGACCTGGAATGCGATCATGATTACGGAAGCGGATGTGCTGCTGCGCAAGGCCGGAAGTTTCGACCGTTTTGGTCCCTTCCAATGCCAGGCAGCGATCCAGTCCGTGCATGCGGCGCGGCGGTTTTCGGGAGCGACCGACTGGCAGGCGCTGACGACGCTCTACGCCGCACTCGTGACAATGAAGCCGACGCTCGGCGCACGTGTCGGCCAGGCAGCGGTGATCGGCAGGGCGGTGAGCGCGGCCGCCGGCCTAGAGCGAATCGACACACTCGATCCGCGTGACGTCGCGGCCTATCAGCCCTACTGGGCCGTTCGCGCCTTTCTTCTGGCGAACGCCGGCGACGATATCGCGGCGGCCGATGCCTATATGACGGCGATTGGTCTCAGCGACAGTCCCGCCGTGCGCAACTTCCTCGCCAGCCGGCTGGAGCAAGTGCGCCAAGCCTCGCCAGGCTGATCATTTCTCGGTCAGCTTCAGCTCGATACGGCGGTTGGTGGCGCGCGCATCCGGCGTATCGCCCGGCGCGATTGGCTGGAACTCTCCGAAGCCCGCGGCAACGAGCCGGTCGGCCGGCACGCCCTGGCCGATCAGGAATTTGACGACCGAAATCGCACGCTCTGAGGAGAGTTCCCAGTTGTCGCGATAGCGGCCGGTCCCGGCGAGCGGCACATTGTCGGTATGGCCGTCGACACGCAGCACCCAGTTGATCTCCGGGGGAATTTCCTTGGCGAGATCGAGAAGAGCGGCGGCGAGCTTCGCCATCTCCGTCTGCCCGTCCGGATTGAGATCGGCGCCGCCCGAGGGAAACAGCACTTCCGACTGGAAGACGAACCGGTCGCCGACGATGCGGATATTCTCGCGATCTGACAGGATTTCACGCAACCGGCCGAAGAAGTCTGAACGGTAACGGTTCAGTTCCTGCACGCGCGCCGCCAGCGCCACGTTGAGGCGGCTGCCAAGATCGGCGATCTTGGTCTGCGAGACCCGGTCCTTCTCCTCGGATGCCTGCAGCGCCGCTTCGACCGCGGCGATCTGGCTGCGGAGCGCGGCGATCTGCTGGTTCAAGAGTTCGACCTGGCTCAGCGCCCGTTCGCTCACCTGCTTCTGCTCGTCGAGCTCCTGCGTCATCGCGCCGATCCGCTTCTGGGCCGCATCCTGGCCGCCCGAACCGGCGTTCAGCAGCGCCTGAAGCCGCGAGCGGTCGCCTTCGGCCGTCGCGAGCGAAGCCTGCAAATTGGCGACCGCATCCTGGAGATCCTGGTTGCTGCCCTTTTCGAGCGCCAGAAGCTGCGTCAGCTCGTTGATCTGGCTATTGAGGCGATTGAGCACCTCGTCACGCCCGGTGATTTCGCGGCTTAGGATGAACTGCCCGACGACGAAGACCGTCAGCAGGAACATGATCGAAATGAGCAGCGTCGACAACGCATCGACGAAGCCCGGCCAGTAATCCACCGTGCGTTCGCGGCGGCGGTTGCGGGCAAGTGCCATGGCTTACTTGCCCTCGCTCTTTTCTGCATGGCTCGTGCGCTCGCGCAGGCGCTCGGCCCGCTCGCCGCCCCGCTCCTGCAGGCCGATGCGCTCGGCCAGCCGGTCGAGCGTGCGGCGCATGGCTTTCGCCTCGTCCTGCTGTGCCTCGATCCAGTCACGCAGCATCTGCTGCTCGTTGCGCATATTCTTGACCAGACCCTGAATGCCTTCGGCAAGGCTTGCCATGGCAGCGACAGAGCGCTGGTTGCCGACGCCGCCTTCTTCGGAGACTTTGCGCAGATACTCGGAGAGTGCGCGCATGTCGTCCGAGGAAGACCCGGCAACGGCGTCGAGCGCCGGCGCAAGATCGGAGCCGACATCGGTGACCGAGGAGAGCCAGTTTTCCAGCTCCGTATAGAAGCGATTCTGCGCGCGACCGGCCTGAAGGTCGAGGAAGCCGAGAATGAGCGAACCGGAGAGGCCCAGCAGCGACGACGAGAAGGCCTGCCCCATGCCGGAAAGCGGCATGGAAAGTCCCTCCTTCAACGCCGAGAGCACGTCTCCCGTGCCGTTCGAGCCGGGATCGAGCGACTGGATGACGGCGCTGATCGAACCGATCGTGCCGATGAGACCCCAGAACGTGCCGAGCAGGCCGAGGAAGACCAAGAGGCCGATCAGGTAGCGCGAAACGTCACGCGATTCGTCGAGGCGGGTGGCGATCGAATCAAGAATCGAACGCAGCGCGGTCGTCGACAGCGCCACCGAGCTCTTGCGGCTGCCGATCAGCGCCCGCATCGGCGCAAGCAGCCGCGGGTTGCGGTTGACCTTATCCGCGCTGCCGGCAGCGCGGAAGGAATTGAACCAGCGCACTTCGGGGCGAAGCGCCAGAACGTGATTAAAAACAAGAACGATTCCGACTGCGAGAACGCCGAGGATCAGGCCGTTGAGGCCCGGATTGTGCATGAAGGCGGTCTGCGTCTGCCGAAAGAGGATCGCGGCAATGAACCCGACGATGACGAGGAAAAGCAGCATCGTCCAGAGGAAGGGCATGGGGCTCGAGAGCCTGTAGGTATAACCGCCGGCCGTCTTTTCGGTGGAGCCGATCTCCGCCACATTCACATTTTCCATAGGTTCAGCAGCCTCCGAACTCATTGCTGGCGGAGACTAGAGCAACATTGTGCCGAATTGAAGTATGCCGGGGCGAAAACCGTGACTTTACAACAGCCGGTTTTTCATGCGCTCACTTGGCGGGAATCGGCCGCTTGATGACCTCGATCAGCGCCTTATGGATATGTTCATTGCCGGCGATGATCGCACCGCCCTCCAGAATGGCCGTTCCGCCATCCCAATCGGTGGCGAAGCCACCGGCTTCACGGATCAGCAGGATACCGGCCGCCATGTCCCAGGGCGCAAGCTCCGCCTCCCAGAAGCCGTCGAAACGTCCGGCGGCGACATGGGCGAGATCAAGGGTCGGCGCGCCCAGGCGGCGGATGCCGGCCACTTCGCCCATCACGTGGCGCAGTTCGATAAGGAACTTGCCGTGATTGCGCTTGCCAAGCGCGGGCACACCGCAGCCGAGGACGCAATCCGACAGCACGCGGCGCGCAGCGACGCGCAGGCGCCGGTCATTGAGGAAGGCGCCGCCGCCGCGCTCGGCGGTATAAAGTTCGTCGGTCGCCGGATTGAAGACGACGGCGGCAACGATCTCGCCATTGCGTTCGAGCGCGATCGAGACAGAGAAGGCAGGGATGCCGTGCAGGAAGTTCGTCGTGCCGTCGAGCGGGTCGACGATCCAGCGATGCGCGCCGTCGGTGCCTTTGATTTCTTCGCTTTCCTCGCCAAGAAAGCCATAGGTCGGACGCGCCTTCATCAGTTCTTCCCTGACGATCTTCTCGGCCTTGCGGTCGGCGGCGGAAACGAAATCGGCCGGTCCCTTCACTGAAACCTGCAGGTTCTGCACTTCGCCGAAATCACGCCCCAGCGATTTTCCTGCCTTGAGAGCAGCCTGAACCATGACATTGAGAAGAGCTGAACGGGCCATCGGCGCATTTCCTTGGGACTGATACGGGACGCGCGCTGCCAGGGGCGGGAAATGTCCCTGAACATGCATGACAGGCAGCGCTGCAAAGATTGGCGGCCTCAAGACCACAAAATCGCGGAAATTTCAAGAGGAAGCCTCATGGCTGCCCGCAGGCCTGAAAAGCGCCGGCCTCATTTGCCATCGCAACTGGAAGCGGCCTCAGAACTTCTGCTGCGTTATCAGGACTTCGCGGGCGATCTGATCGAGTGGCAGAATGCGGTCGACCCCGCCTCTGGCAATCGCCTCTTTCGGCATGCCGAAGACAACCGAACTCGCCTCGTCCTGCGCCACCGTGTAGGCGCCGGCTTCATGCATCTCCAGCATGCCGCGCGCACCGTCGTCGCCCATGCCCGTCATAATGATCCCCATGGCGTTCGAGCCGGCCGAACGCGCCGCCGAACGGAAGAGCACATCGACGGAAGGCCGGTGGCGGGAAACCAGCGGCCCGGTCTTCACGCTCACATGATAGCGCGCACCCTGGCGTTCGAGCAGCATGTGCTTGTCACCAGGCGCGATCAGCACATGGCCGCGCAGCACCGGATCACCGTCGACGGCTTCCTTGACCTCGACCTCGCAGAGTCCGTTCAGGCGTTTGGCGAAGGCGGCGGTGAATTTCTCTGGCATATGCTGGACGATCACCATGCCCGGCGCATTGGCAGGCAGTTCCTCCAGAAATTCGCGCAGCGCCTCAGTGCCGCCGGTGGAGGCGCCGACGCAGACGACCATCTCCGTCGTCTTCGCCATCGCCCGCCCCGTCGGCGGCGGCAGCATGGCATCCGCCGTCAGCTTCTTCGCCGGCCCCTCGGCGGAAGCGGAACGAATGGTTCCCGCGGCGCGGCGCACGGTGGAAAGCCGCGCCTGCGAGGCGCTCTTGACGACTTCGCGAATGCGCATGGCGTCATCGGCAAGGCTGTCGGCGGCGCCGATCTTCGATTTCAGAATGACGTCGACGGCCCCCGCTTCCAAAGCCTGAATCAGCGTTTCCGAACCCGCCTCCGTCAGCGACGAGCACATCACGACCGGGATCGGCCGCTGCGCCATCAGCTTGCGCAGGAAGGTGATGCCGTCCATGCGCGGCATCTCCACGTCGAGCGTGATGACATCGGGAATCTCGTCCAGCAGCCTGCGCGCCGCCACGAAGGGATCGGACGCCACCGCCATGATCTCGATATCGGGATCCTGCTCCAGCACATGGGCCAGCGTCTGCCGGACGCTGGCAGAATCATCGATGATGAGAACGCGGATTTTCTTGCGCATAAACGCCTCTAGATACGCTGAAACACCGTGTTCGAAACCTGTTTCAGCGGCAGGTCAAAACCGGTGATCGACTCGGAGTGACCGATGAACATGTAGCCGCCCTTCGCCAGGCAATTGCAGAGGCGGTCGAGAACGCCCGCCTGGGTCTGCTTGTCGAAGTAGATCAGCACGTTGCGGCAGAAAATGATGTTCATCAAGTCGCCAACCGGATATTTGTCGTCCATCAGATTCATCCGTGCAAACCCCACCCTGCTGCGCAGCTTCGGGCTTATGCGCACCTCCTTGCGGTCCGGATGCTTGGCGACCAGCACATACTTGCGCTGCAGGTCGCGCGGCACGGGCGCAATCAGGTCTTCCGGGTAGATGCCCCGGCGCGCCGTCTGCAGCACGTCGGTAGAAAGATCGGTGGCAAGCACGCTATAGGAAACATCCTTGCGACCTTCCGCGAATTCCGCCAGCACCATTGCCATTGTATAGGGTTCGGCGCCCGTAGAGCAGGCCGAGCTCCAGGTGCGGATGGTGCGAACGCCGCTATTGGTGATCGCCGGCAGCGCCACGCTCTGCAGGTAATCGAAGTGCTTGGCTTCGCGGAAGAAGTCGGTCTTGTTGGTCGTCACCACGTCGATCAGGTAAACGGTTTCCTGGGCAAGCCCGTCGTGATCAAACAGGAAGTCGCAATAATCGTCGAAGGTCGAATGATTGGTCGCACGAAGGCGGCGCCGCAGCCGCCCTTCAAGCATCGTCAGCTTGGTCGGCGGCATCTTGATGCCGCTATAGTCGTAGATGAACCGGGCAAGCTTATCGAAATTGCGCTTGCTGATCCGGTCGCCCGGCAAATGGGTCTCCGCCATTGCTGCCACACTCATGGGACGCAGTACTCCGTTAATGCAGGATCAGGCGGCCGATTGCAAAGCCGAGGCGTCCTCGCGCGACAAAAGCCGCGCGAGATCGATGATGACGACGAAGCCGTTTTCCCGGCGAACGACACCTGCAATATAGTCCGAGCGCCAACGCACGCCGATGTCGGGCGCTGCCTCGATCTGGTCACGCCGAAAGGGCGTGACCTCAAAGACTCGGTCGGCGACGAGGCCCAGCGTCAGCAGCCGGCTTTCCATCGGCACGTCGAGGACGAGCACCCGCGTATGCGGCGTCGGCACGGTCTTCGTCATGCCGAGCTTCAATCGGAGATCGATCGTCGGCACACCTTGCCCGCGCACGTCGCGCAGGCCGAGCAGATAGTCGGGACCATTCGGAATCTTGAAAGCTTCCGCATGGTCGAGAATTTCCCGTACAACCTCAACCGGCACGGCGAAAATCTCCTCGCCGAGGCTGAAGGTCACGAATTGCGCTTCCAGAGATGTAGGGGCCATGATCATGCGCTTTCCTTGAATTCGGCGTCTCCGTCATCGGGACCGCCCATCGACATATCGAGGGCAAAGCCCTTCGCGCGGGCCTGCTGGCCTGCGATGCTGTTGGCTGCGGCCGCCTTGCCGGCAGGCTTGCGCATCGCGGCCGCAGCCGGGCTGCGCGCCGTCATCTTGACGGCAGCAGCGCGTCCATGGCGACCGGTCGCCGCCTTGCCACTGCCGGTCATATCGACCTTGAAGAAGGCAATCGAAGCCTGCAGCTCTTCCGCCTGGGCGGCGAGCTCCTCGGAAGTTGCCGACATTTCTTCGGAGGCGCCGGCATTCTGCTGCGTAACCTTGTCCAGCTGCTGGATCGCTTCGTTGATCTGCGCCGCACCGATATCCTGCTCGCGGCAGGCCGCGCTGATTTCGGAGACCAGTTCGGCCGTCTTGCGAATGTCGGGAACCAGGCGCCCGAGCATGTCGCCGGCGTCCTGAGCCGCCGTTACGGTATCGCTCGACATGGCGCTGATTTCGGCGGCGGCCGATTGGCTGCGTTCGGCAAGCTTGCGCACCTCGGAGGCCACGACCGCAAAGCCCTTGCCATGTTCGCCCGCACGAGCTGCTTCGACAGCAGCGTTAAGAGCCAGGAGATCGGTCTGGCGGGCGATCTCTTGAACGATGCCGATCTTCTCGGCGATGGTCCGCATCGCCTGCACGGCGCGCCTTACTGCGTCACCGCTGGCTTCGGCATCCCTGGCCGACTGGCGAGCGATCTTCTCGGTCTGGGCAGCATTGTCTGCGTTCTGCTTGATGTTGGCGGCCATTTCTTCCATCGAGGCAGAGGCCTCTTCGGCCGAGGCCGCCTGCTCCGAGGCGCCCTGCGAAACCTGCTCGGAACTTGCCGATAGCTCCTGGCTGCCGGACGAGACGTTCTCAGCGGCCGAGATCGCATCGGCAACGACGCCGCGA
This DNA window, taken from Rhizobium etli CFN 42, encodes the following:
- a CDS encoding methyl-accepting chemotaxis protein, with amino-acid sequence MRITIKLKLAAAFGFVILLLVGSAIYGIISLGSLNDAVGSLISGPAKSLELALEAQTAELNAVRWQKNALLEMNPETVIRDYQNSAKSTDEMLAFAKSGQQLATAEGKPTWDRLIDLAKRFSEGSAKVAAIQESGDRAGATALSSGEVRAVVVELEEVFDTLVALQQKAMTQADNDTDVLYSTTKNMLIGIALGASVIAFAAALWIALGVNRGLSKIMNLANAVAAGDLNQKVEMKGNDEIRDLVDTINLMTDNLRATADIAMQIAGGDLMVSPKPLSEKDTLGIALEQMVERLRGVVADAISAAENVSSGSQELSASSEQVSQGASEQAASAEEASASMEEMAANIKQNADNAAQTEKIARQSARDAEASGDAVRRAVQAMRTIAEKIGIVQEIARQTDLLALNAAVEAARAGEHGKGFAVVASEVRKLAERSQSAAAEISAMSSDTVTAAQDAGDMLGRLVPDIRKTAELVSEISAACREQDIGAAQINEAIQQLDKVTQQNAGASEEMSATSEELAAQAEELQASIAFFKVDMTGSGKAATGRHGRAAAVKMTARSPAAAAMRKPAGKAAAANSIAGQQARAKGFALDMSMGGPDDGDAEFKESA